In Drosophila pseudoobscura strain MV-25-SWS-2005 chromosome 4, UCI_Dpse_MV25, whole genome shotgun sequence, the following proteins share a genomic window:
- the LOC6903402 gene encoding N66 matrix protein-like: MNQSMEIDFATYAQLTDSMNLLPSEVFYPPAQMGGLPLAGHLDQGNNGPFAQGNVANFGQGNVANFGQGNVANFGQGNVGNFGQGNVANFGQGGTVNDNSFGHQNNMNLPQESLNFGQGHGSPRQIFSNPNPMGFHNDPNIPVGLEDLSDNFRANPNGRMFRQPISPEQYRRMAIMQQRARQMLARNGLHAPNDIPRFSGGDAGITFPVTERHNPNAGPRGSRRRTFW, encoded by the exons ATGAACCAAAGCATGGAGATTGACTTTGCCACATACGCCCAGCTTACGGACTCGATGAACCTGCTGCCCTCTGAGGTGTTCTACCCACCCGCACAGATGGGCGGCCTGCCACTTGCCGGACACTTGGATCAGGGAAATAATGGACCTTTTGCTCAGGGAAACGTCGCGAACTTTGGTCAGGGAAACGTCGCGAACTTTGGTCAAGGAAACGTCGCGAACTTTGGTCAGGGAAACGTAGGGAACTTTGGTCAAGGAAACGTCGCGAACTTTGGTCAGGGAGGCACCGTTAATGACAATTCTTTTGGTCATCAAAACAACATGAATCTCCCTCAAGAAAGTCTCAACTTTGGCCAAGGTCATGGAAGTCCCAGACAGATCTTCAGCAATCCCAATCCGATGGGTTTCCACAACGATCCCAATATTCCCGTGGGACTGGAGGACCTCTCCGACAACTTTCGTGCCAATCCCAATGGCCGAATGTTCCGTCAGCCCATAAGCCCGGAACAGTATCGCCGAATGGCCATCATGCAACAGCGGGCACGTCAAATGTTGGCTCGCAATGGATTGCA TGCCCCTAATGATATCCCACGTTTCAGTGGCGGCGATGCTGGTATTACGTTTCCCGTTACTGAAC GTCACAACCCTAATGCTGGCCCTCGTGGTAGTCGACGTAGAACCTTTTGGTAA
- the LOC4817929 gene encoding phospholipase A1 2 → MHRGSLWRWRHTPIKRTGKLEPSNRVQLSVELIASIVAADLINRLRMWTQLFAVLLLAAQYAQGKPSIGQNDLGGDYDMEMSAFMDMLPAEDEMPDGIGSRSSFSEEPESDDILASLDDEYEGAEHCEWNTCDKDLSESRGIGSFLDLSFIKKIAGNLNPFGSHKPRMQFYLFKREFPECGRELDFSSEKKWRHSGFNASLPTRLMIHGWMSQSRGSFNRDVKNAYLKRGEYNVIVADWSASSANVNYFSVVGLIEVFGAQLAQFTRNLNRQYGASFDSMYLIGHSLGAQIAGSAGKRLKPDQVNTIFALDPAGPKFRHRSAEFRIDPTDAKYVESMHTSVNFGFRRPTGSATFYPNHGTIQPSCYYLGCSHIRSYAMFAESINSPKGFWGTPCTRDNGRWQCDQSQRQTVQMAGEPALHKRGIFYVKTSASDPFALGRE, encoded by the exons ATGCATCGGGGCTCTCTCTGGCGATGGAGGCACACTCCTATAAAACGAACTGGCAAATTAGAGCCGAGCAACAGAGTGCAATTGTCAGTGGAACTAATAGCTTCGATCGTTGCAGCTGATCTAATAAATCGACTTAGAATGTGGACCCAACTATTTGCAGTACTGCTGCTGGCAGCACAATATG CTCAAGGCAAACCCTCCATCGGCCAGAACGATCTCGGGGGCGACTATGACATGGAGATGAGTGCATTTATGGATatgctgccagcggaggatGAAATGCCAGATGGTATCGGTTCGCGATCGTCCTTCTCCGAGGAGCCAGAATCGGATGATATCTTGGCCTCGTTGGACGATGAGTACGAGGGCGCCGAGCACTGTGAGTGGAACACCTGCGACAAGGATCTAAGTGAGTCCCGGGGCATTGGATCGTTCTTGGATCTGAGTTTCATCAAGAAGATTGCTGGCAATCTGAACCCGTTCGGCAGCCACAAGCCCCGCATGCAGTTCTACCTGTTCAAGCGGGAGTTTCCCGAGTGCGGCCGAGAGCTGGACTTCAGCAGCGAGAAGAAGTGGCGCCACTCCGGGTTCAATGCCTCCCTGCCCACCAGGCTGATGATTCACGGCTGGATGAGTCAGTCGCGTGGCTCCTTCAATCGGGACGTGAAGAACGCCTATCTGAAGCGCGGAGAATACAATGTGATTGTGGCCGACTGGAGTGCCTCTTCAGCGAATGTCAACTACTTCTCGGTGGTGGGCCTAATCGAGGTTTTTGGCGCCCAATTGGCGCAGTTTACGAGGAACCTGAACCGCCAGTACGGCGCCAGCTTCGACAGCATGTACCTCATCGGCCACTCGCTGGGCGCCCAGATTGCCGGATCCGCGGGGAAGCGACTGAAGCCCGACCAGGTCAACACCATCTTCGCCTTGGATCCGGCGGGTCCCAAGTTCCGGCATCGCAGCGCCGAGTTCCGCATCGATCCCACGGACGCCAAATACGTGGAGTCCATGCACACGAGTGTCAACTTCGGCTTCCGCCGGCCCACAGGCAGTGCGACTTTTTATCCGAACCATGGCACCATTCAGCCGAGCTGCTACTATCTGGGATGCTCGCACATCCGCTCCTACGCGATGTTTGCCGAGTCCATCAATTCCCCCAAGGGATTCTGGGGCACGCCCTGCACGCGCGACAATGGTCGGTGGCAGTGCGAccagagccagcgacagacTGTCCAAATGGCTGGAGAGCCAGCGCTGCATAAGAGGGGCATTTTCTATGTGAAGACCTCGGCGAGTGATCCCTTCGCTTTGGGCAGGGAATAG
- the LOC6903403 gene encoding BTB/POZ domain-containing protein 9-like isoform X1: protein MQTVTIITEWLFNVSIRSIDIFYHSQLNIEESHKKIVLKKNKLLKKRRRRNTVTKMNSQASHATSSSTVAAKRRHTAEPVPVHIFGKQVLADMESLCMDQLFSDITFLVEDQRLPAHRMILGKRSNYFYGLLYGGMSESKQDVIRLEVPLEAFKIILGYLYSGTLPISQLDVNAIFKVLGLANMYGLLEVETAISEHLRQNLDVSNVCMILDTARQFNLADLTMKCLNFVDRNTRPLLAHESFQMLSKESLEEVLRRDTLIAHELQIFRMVCKWSSHNRNEDIKSLVSLVRLPLISLQDLLNVVHPSGIIHPDAILYAIKTAFIPSNLAYRAAVHPLVNVASETQEARRLTMKSIEIVKLKFWCIINNIGVGSTQNALSLNCTVEVACNITHWVGVGNIRFTTSKPTHNIHFARRPVRYIRIVHPESGRMDILKDMPISAILNTQLAI from the exons ATGCAAACAGTAACAATTATTACGGAATG GCTATTCAATGTATCGATAAGATCAATCGACATATTTTATCACAGCCAACTTAACATTGAAGAGAGTCACAAAAAAATTGtgcttaaaaaaaataaattgctgAAGAAAAGGAGAAGA AGAAATACAGTAACGAAAATGAACAGCCAGGCAAGCCACGCAACCTCTTCGTCTACCGTCGCCGCTAAGAGACGCCACACCGCCGAGCCAGTGCCGGtgcacatctttggcaaacAAGTCTTGGCTGACATGGAGAGCCTCTGCATGGACCAGCTCTTCTCGGACATCACTTTCCTCGTGGAGGATCAGCGCCTGCCGGCGCACCGCATGATTCTAGGAAAGCGCAGCAATTACTTCTACGGCCTACTCTACGGTGGCATGTCTGAGTCAAAACAAGATGTGATTCGGCTGGAGGTGCCGTTGGAGGCATTCAAAATAATCCTGGGCTACCTTTACTCGGGCACTCTGCCCATATCCCAACTGGACGTGAATGCCATTTTCAAAGTGCTCGGTTTGGCCAATATGTATGGCTTGCTGGAAGTCGAGACGGCCATATCCGAACATCTGCGCCAGAATCTGGACGTCAGCAATGTGTGCATGATCCTGGATACAGCGCGCCAATTCAATCTTGCCGACCTGACCATGAAATGCCTCAATTTCGTGGACAGAAATACGAGGCCACTGCTCGCGCACGAATCTTTCCAAATGCTCTCGAAGGAATCGCTTGAAGAAGTCCTGCGACGGGACACTTTGATTGCCCACGAACTGCAAATTTTTCGGATGGTATGCAAATGGAGCAGCCACAATCGTAACGAGGACATCAAGTCGTTGGTCTCGCTTGTACGTCTCCCTCTCATTTCTCTGCAAGACCTGCTGAATGTGGTGCATCCATCTGGAATTATCCACCCGGATGCAATATTATACGCCATCAAAACAGCGTTCATTCCTTCAAATCTGGCCTACCGTGCCGCCGTACATCCACTGGTAAATGTGGCCTCAGAAACCCAGGAGGCACGTCGTTTAACTATGAAATCTATTGAGATCGTCAAGCTGAAGTTCTGGTGCATAATCAATAATATCGGAGTCGGGAGTACTCAAAATGCACTCTCGCTCAACTGCACCGTAGAGGTCGCTTGCAACATTACCCACTGGGTGGGCGTGGGAAATATCAGATTTACAACATCAAAACCAACCCACAATATCCACTTCGCGCGCAGGCCTGTTCGCTACATTCGCATCGTACATCCAGAGAGTGGACGCATGGACATTTTAAAAGATATGCCTATTTCAGCCATTTTGAACACCCAGCTTGCAATATAA
- the LOC4817925 gene encoding dynein light chain roadblock-type 1 has translation MSAEIEEILKRYSNYPNVSGIIIVDAFAIPIKTTMEYTLTVHYAALANNLLAKGSKMVQKLDSSNELTALRLRTLNHELMIVPEENFFIVVVQKPCE, from the coding sequence ATGTCGGCTGAAATCGAAGAGATCCTCAAGCGCTACTCAAACTATCCGAATGTGTCGGGCATCATAATCGTGGATGCGTTTGCCATACCCATCAAGACCACAATGGAGTACACCCTGACCGTTCACTATGCTGCCCTGGCCAACAATCTGCTGGCGAAGGGCTCCAAGATGGTCCAGAAACTGGATTCCTCGAACGAATTGACAGCTCTACGCTTGCGCACCCTCAACCACGAGCTGATGATTGTACCCGAAGAGAATTTCTTCATCGTTGTGGTGCAGAAGCCAtgcgaatga
- the LOC6903403 gene encoding BTB/POZ domain-containing protein 9-like isoform X2, translating into MQTVTIITEWLFNVSIRSIDIFYHSQLNIEESHKKIVLKKNKLLKKRRRRNTVTKMNSQASHATSSSTVAAKRRHTAEPVPVHIFGKQVLADMESLCMDQLFSDITFLVEDQRLPAHRMILGKRSNYFYGLLYGGMSESKQDVIRLEVPLEAFKIILGYLYSGTLPISQLDVNAIFKVLGLANMYGLLEVETAISEHLRQNLDVSNVCMILDTARQFNLADLTMKCLNFVDRNTRPLLAHESFQMLSKESLEEVLRRDTLIAHELQIFRMVCKWSSHNRNEDIKSLVSLVRLPLISLQDLLNVVHPSGIIHPDAILYAIKTAFIPSNLAYRAAVHPLVNVASETQEARRLTMKSIEIVKLKFWCIINNIGVGSTQNALSLNCTVEVACNITHWACSLHSHRTSREWTHGHFKRYAYFSHFEHPACNITTFPR; encoded by the exons ATGCAAACAGTAACAATTATTACGGAATG GCTATTCAATGTATCGATAAGATCAATCGACATATTTTATCACAGCCAACTTAACATTGAAGAGAGTCACAAAAAAATTGtgcttaaaaaaaataaattgctgAAGAAAAGGAGAAGA AGAAATACAGTAACGAAAATGAACAGCCAGGCAAGCCACGCAACCTCTTCGTCTACCGTCGCCGCTAAGAGACGCCACACCGCCGAGCCAGTGCCGGtgcacatctttggcaaacAAGTCTTGGCTGACATGGAGAGCCTCTGCATGGACCAGCTCTTCTCGGACATCACTTTCCTCGTGGAGGATCAGCGCCTGCCGGCGCACCGCATGATTCTAGGAAAGCGCAGCAATTACTTCTACGGCCTACTCTACGGTGGCATGTCTGAGTCAAAACAAGATGTGATTCGGCTGGAGGTGCCGTTGGAGGCATTCAAAATAATCCTGGGCTACCTTTACTCGGGCACTCTGCCCATATCCCAACTGGACGTGAATGCCATTTTCAAAGTGCTCGGTTTGGCCAATATGTATGGCTTGCTGGAAGTCGAGACGGCCATATCCGAACATCTGCGCCAGAATCTGGACGTCAGCAATGTGTGCATGATCCTGGATACAGCGCGCCAATTCAATCTTGCCGACCTGACCATGAAATGCCTCAATTTCGTGGACAGAAATACGAGGCCACTGCTCGCGCACGAATCTTTCCAAATGCTCTCGAAGGAATCGCTTGAAGAAGTCCTGCGACGGGACACTTTGATTGCCCACGAACTGCAAATTTTTCGGATGGTATGCAAATGGAGCAGCCACAATCGTAACGAGGACATCAAGTCGTTGGTCTCGCTTGTACGTCTCCCTCTCATTTCTCTGCAAGACCTGCTGAATGTGGTGCATCCATCTGGAATTATCCACCCGGATGCAATATTATACGCCATCAAAACAGCGTTCATTCCTTCAAATCTGGCCTACCGTGCCGCCGTACATCCACTGGTAAATGTGGCCTCAGAAACCCAGGAGGCACGTCGTTTAACTATGAAATCTATTGAGATCGTCAAGCTGAAGTTCTGGTGCATAATCAATAATATCGGAGTCGGGAGTACTCAAAATGCACTCTCGCTCAACTGCACCGTAGAGGTCGCTTGCAACATTACCCACTGG GCCTGTTCGCTACATTCGCATCGTACATCCAGAGAGTGGACGCATGGACATTTTAAAAGATATGCCTATTTCAGCCATTTTGAACACCCAGCTTGCAATATAACAACATTTCCTAGATGA
- the LOC4818033 gene encoding metacaspase-1 yields MEYGNGNGTNFQSMQGYGMSIPDGQPPEGYGMSFEGMGQMSGQGQEYVQSNGYGQEESRGQPGSAAFGGPGYRSPLRYNKMLKEMNSRNGLYSPMEQQRGGQSSGQGDYGYNSLPGLGGNESQGYHHQSQGNGNTYF; encoded by the exons ATGGAGTACGGAAATGGTAACGGCACCAACTTCCAATCGATGCAGGGCTATGGCATGTCCATTCCCGATGGCCAGCCCCCGGAG GGCTACGGCATGAGCTTCGAGGGCATGGGCCAGATGTCGGGACAAGGCCAGGAGTATGTCCAGTCCAATGGCTATGGACAGGAGGAGTCCCGCGGCCAGCCAGGCAGCGCTGCCTTTGGTGGACCCGGCTATCGCAGTCCCCTGCGATACAATAAGATGCTCAAAGAGATGAACTCTCGCAATGGTCTTTA TTCTCCCATGGAACAACAGCGTGGCGGCCAAAGCAGTGGACAAGGCGACTACGGCTATAATTCTTTGCCTGGTCTGGGCGGTAACGAGTCCCAAGGCTACCACCATCAGTCCCAAGGGAATGGCAATACGTActtttaa